The Terriglobus roseus region GCGTTTCGCGCGTCACATTAGGGCCGTCCGCCAGCGTTTTCGCGGTGGCGCGCTTGGCAACGGCGGGCTTCTTCTGCGCGCTGGTAAATAGCGGAGAAGAAACGGCAACGGACAGAACGGCGGCTAGGACGAGCGGCGTGCGTGCTTTCAAAACGAACATGTACCTCGCTGCTTTAGACTCTACCGCTCCGCACGGGTCAACCGGCGCACGGTATGAAGGATTTATCCTAGAAGACGATGTCTGCGCTATTTGGTAAGTCGCTCCCGGAACTGACTGAACTGGCCGCCACGCTGGGCCAGAAGCCGTACCGTGCGCGGCAGATCTTCGACGCGCTGTATAAGCAACGCGTGACGGACTTTGACGCCATCACGCCGCTTTCGCAGGAACTGCGCTCCTCGCTGGCTGCGGAGCACACGGTGGGTCTGCCCGAAATTGTGCAGACTGCGGTTTCCGTCGACGGAACCGAACGCTACTTGATGCGCATGGAAGACGGCGAAACCGTAGAAACCGTCTGGATGCCGGATGGCGATGGCGTGGAGAATACCGACGACGCCGAAGAGGCCGCCGACAATCGCGCCGACGCGAAGTTCGTAGATAAGCGAAATTGGGGCGCGCTCGCTCCGCTGGGCTATCGGCGTTCCACCATCTGCATTTCGTCGCAGGTGGGCTGCGCGGTGAACTGCCAGTTCTGCCTGACGGCAAAGCTCGGCATCAAGCGTGATCTGACGGCAGGCGAAATTGCAGGGCAGGTGGCGGCCGTGCTCAATCGTCACAAGATTCAGATGGGCAAGGACCGTATCAACCTTGTCTTTATGGGCATGGGCGAGCCATTCCTGAACTACGACAACTTTATGAAGTCGGTGCTGCTGCTGGTGGAAGGCATTGGCATTCCTGCATCACGCATGACGGTGAGCACCAGCGGCATTGAGCCGGCGATCCGCCGCTTTGCACAGGAGACGGTCCGGCCCAACCTGGCTCTGTCACTCAACGGATCGAACGACAAGGTGCGTGAACAGGTCATGCCCATCACGCGCAAGTGGAATATTGAAAAGCTGCTCGACGCGGTGAATACCATTCCGCTCAGCAAGCGCGACTGGGTCACTTTCGAATACGTGATGCTGGGCGGCATCAACGACCAGCTTTCAAACGCCCACGAGGTTCTCGCATTACTCAAGGGCATGCACGCGAAGGTAAATCTGATCGTGTGGAATCCAGGGCCGGACATGCCGTATACACAACCCACCGCAGAAGATGTGGATGTGTTTCAGCAAACGCTGATACAGAACGGCCTACCCTGCTACATCCGCCGCCCACGCGGCCGCGACATCTACGCAGCCTGCGGCCAGTTGAAGCGCACCGTAGAACCAGAGAAGCCTGCTGATGCGTTGGTGCAGCTTACGGCTTAGCACGCGGACAATCCGCGGGAGGCAGCGAACACGAGTACAAGTCTTTTAAAGGTCACCGACCAATTGCGTAATTGACCGATACGCTAGCCTCAACCTCGATGGGCTCACTGTCAACCAGGTAGGGTTCGTAACGCCATTGGCGCACTGCCTCCGAAGCGGAGTCCGCTAGAAGAGCGGATGGCGAGGACACCACATTCACGTCCTTAACCAAGCCATCCGTACCGATAATTGCCTTCATGGCTACGGTTCCCCTCTGGCTACTCCAAACCGCAGATGGCGGGTAAGTTGGCTGTGTTTTCTCTAAAACGGTATCCGTGTCCACGATGATTCGAGAGGTATCGGCTTTGCCATTCGTACGGGCTAGCTCGAAATCCGCTACTGTCAATGTTGGGTCAGTCGCAAAGTGGTTCACGGTCAACCCAGCGCGTTTCACACCATCCTGAGTTATTTGCACATCACCGGGGACATATGCGGACCCCAGCTTGCGAAAGCGGTTCAAGACTAATCCTCCACCTTGCACCACGACCATACGCAACATGCCGTTCGTTGCATCCATGCAGAACTCATGCCTTTGTGTTGCTGAATGTTTCTTACCCTCATCATGTGGCGGAATTGAAACCACGGCGCAATCCATTTTGAGGCCGCTATTCTCCGTGCCTATCTGGACATTTCTCTTGAGCAACTCTGCCTGGGACGGCAAAGTGTTGGTCAGAGCATTCAACATGGAACGCAGCACAAGTGTTTCCTCATACTCCTTATCCGCTACGCGGTGTACCGTGTTGAACCACATCGAATCCAGCGTCCTACCGCGGTACGTTACAGTTTGTCGCCGATGCCCATCTGGCAACGCGGTTTGCACAAGTGTGCCAACCCCATCCGAAACGCCCTTCTCATCGAATGTCTCAAACGATGCTTCCAGTTTGTAAGCGGGCAAACCTTTGGCAGTTGCCAACGTCATCTGGCGGGCGTGTTCAAGGAGTTCCAGCGCCTTGGGGTCCTGCTTCTGAGCCGCCAAGAAAGACGGCGAGAAAAGAGCAAGAGGCAGTGCAAGCAGCAAACAATGGCGCAAGGCAAGAATCTCCAAAAGAGTTGGGTGTGCCAGCCATCCTATCACCGTGTCAACGGCGCAGTGCCTCCGCCAAGTGCACTGCGCGGCGTGGGCCGTTCTGGGCTACCTGTTCGCGGCAACTGAATCCGTTGCTCACGATGATGTCCTGTTCTGATGCGGCACGTACCGCAGGCATCAGAACTCGTTCGGCGAGCGTCTGCGAGACTTCATACTTATCCTTTTCAAATCCGAATGGACCGGCCATGCCACAACAACCGGAATCGAGCAGTTCTACCTGCGCTCCCGTCGCGCGGAGGAGCGCCATGTCGTCCTTCATGGTGAGCTGTGTCTTCTGGTGGCAGTGGCCGTGAACCACTATGCGCCGATCGGGCATTTGTGGTGGCTGCCATTGTTTGCGCGCGAGCGCTTCGCTCAGCAGGATGGTTTGTTTTGCTAACTTCTTTGCGCGTTCGTCATTCGGGTAGAAATTCAGCAATTCATCGCGGAAGACGGTGGCGCAGCTTGGTTCCAGCATGATGACGGGGATTCCTGCATCAATCTCATGGGCAAAGGTATCCAGCACGCGGCGGAGGTACTTCTTCGCTTCATCCAAAAAACCGAAATCGTATAGCGGGCGTCCGCAGCAGATGTGGCGTTTCTGCGTGGTGATGGTGTAACCGGCATCGTTCAGCAGATCGGCAGCAGCGTGCAATGCGGACGGATGGAAGTAGTTGTTCCACGTGTCGGCCCACAGAATCGCGTCGGCTTGCTGTGGCTTCCATGCGTGTGTGCGATTGAAGTCGTCGCGGAAGTTGCTCTTTGCGAACTGCGGCAGTTCACGTTGCGGTGCTATGTGAAGCATCCGCTTTGCAAGCGATGCCAATGGTGCAATCTTCATCGGCAGATTCGCCAGTGTGGGCGCAACGGATGCGAGTGATGCCCACTTATCCATGTAGCCGAAACCGTAGTGAGCCAGAGGGTGATGCTTGCCTTCGTAGTAGTGCGCCAGGAACTCCGACTTCCACGTGGCCATATCCACGTTCACCGGGCATTCTGTCTTGCAGGCCTTGCATGACAGGCAGAGATCCAGCGCATCGTGAATCTCTTCGCTCTTCCAGCCTTCACTGATTGTGTTGCCGTGCAGCATCTCCCATAGCAGGTGCGCACGACCGCGTGTGGAATGCTTCTCCTCTTGCGTGGCCATATAGCTGGGGCACATGGTGCCGTGATCGTGACGACGACATGCGCCGACGCCGACACAGCGTTCCGTGGCTGCAGCAAAGCCTTCGTCGTTCGGATAGGTGAACCACGTCTTTGTTGTTGCTGCTTCGTAGCCAGGGCCAATGCGCAGATTGTCGATAGCGTCATAGACCGCGACTGGATCAATGAGTTTGCCCGGATTCATATGATTGGTGGGGTCCCATAGCCGCTTGAATTCGCGGAAGGCCTCCATCAATTCTGCGCCAAACATCTTTGGCAGCAGACACGCGCGCGCTTGTCCGTCGCCGTGTTCACCTGAGAACGAGCCACCATACTTCAACACAATGTCTGCAGCGCGATCGATGAAGGACCGATACTTCTCCGCGCCTTCCTGCGTACGCAGATCAAAGGAGATGCGCAGATGCACGCATCCCTGGCCGAAGTGGCCGTACATAGGTGTGCGGTAGTCATATTCGTGCAGTAGATGGAAGAGATCGCGTAGGTAATTGCCAAGGTGTTCAGGCGGAACAGCAGAGTCTTCCCAGCCTTCCCATCCGCTCTTTTCGCCGGGAACAAACACGCTGGCGCCAAGGCCCGATTCACGCACCTTCCACACGCACGCAGCCTCGCTTTCGCTATAACGGCCAATGGTCGGCTTTATGGGAAACGTCTGCACATCTTCCAGGAAGCGCTCTACGATGGCGTCAACTTCTGCGTCGTCGTTCGTACCAAATTCACAGAGTAGAAAACCGCGTCCTTCCGGTAGAAGCTTCACGTCATCCACGGCAAGATTCTTGCGCAACATGAAGTCGACCAGCAGGCCATCAAAGCCTTCCAGTCCAATGGGATTGTGCTTCAGCACGTTCGGGACGTGATCGGCTGCAATGTATGGATCAGGAAATCCAAGTGCGACGAGACGACGCTTCTGTGGACTTTGTTTCAGTTCGCACTTGGCGCCCAGAATTGTGACGCAAGTGCCTTCTGTGCCGACGAGAGCGCGCGCTACGTTGAAGCCATTTTCCGGCAGTAGCTGATCCAGGTTGTAGCCAGAGACTCGGCGCGGAATATCCGGGAAGCGTTCGCGCACCAGATTGCTGTAGGTATCGCGAAGGCGCTTCAAGCCTGCGTAAATCTC contains the following coding sequences:
- the rlmN gene encoding 23S rRNA (adenine(2503)-C(2))-methyltransferase RlmN; amino-acid sequence: MSALFGKSLPELTELAATLGQKPYRARQIFDALYKQRVTDFDAITPLSQELRSSLAAEHTVGLPEIVQTAVSVDGTERYLMRMEDGETVETVWMPDGDGVENTDDAEEAADNRADAKFVDKRNWGALAPLGYRRSTICISSQVGCAVNCQFCLTAKLGIKRDLTAGEIAGQVAAVLNRHKIQMGKDRINLVFMGMGEPFLNYDNFMKSVLLLVEGIGIPASRMTVSTSGIEPAIRRFAQETVRPNLALSLNGSNDKVREQVMPITRKWNIEKLLDAVNTIPLSKRDWVTFEYVMLGGINDQLSNAHEVLALLKGMHAKVNLIVWNPGPDMPYTQPTAEDVDVFQQTLIQNGLPCYIRRPRGRDIYAACGQLKRTVEPEKPADALVQLTA
- a CDS encoding energy transducer TonB, which gives rise to MRHCLLLALPLALFSPSFLAAQKQDPKALELLEHARQMTLATAKGLPAYKLEASFETFDEKGVSDGVGTLVQTALPDGHRRQTVTYRGRTLDSMWFNTVHRVADKEYEETLVLRSMLNALTNTLPSQAELLKRNVQIGTENSGLKMDCAVVSIPPHDEGKKHSATQRHEFCMDATNGMLRMVVVQGGGLVLNRFRKLGSAYVPGDVQITQDGVKRAGLTVNHFATDPTLTVADFELARTNGKADTSRIIVDTDTVLEKTQPTYPPSAVWSSQRGTVAMKAIIGTDGLVKDVNVVSSPSALLADSASEAVRQWRYEPYLVDSEPIEVEASVSVNYAIGR
- a CDS encoding FAD-binding and (Fe-S)-binding domain-containing protein, with product MSTTSPFPILQQTPSVPHPHERFSDAARLEQRLRATVQGEVRFDEASRALYATDASNYRQVPIGLVIPKTIEDVIATVAACRAFGAPVLSRGGGTSLAGQCCNVAVVMDFSKYLNHIVSLDPDGRMAQVQPGIVLDALRDEAEKHELTFAPDPATHSRCTLGGMIGNNSCGVHALMGGKTVDNIEELDILLYDGTRMTVGRTSEEELEQIISAGGRKGEIYAGLKRLRDTYSNLVRERFPDIPRRVSGYNLDQLLPENGFNVARALVGTEGTCVTILGAKCELKQSPQKRRLVALGFPDPYIAADHVPNVLKHNPIGLEGFDGLLVDFMLRKNLAVDDVKLLPEGRGFLLCEFGTNDDAEVDAIVERFLEDVQTFPIKPTIGRYSESEAACVWKVRESGLGASVFVPGEKSGWEGWEDSAVPPEHLGNYLRDLFHLLHEYDYRTPMYGHFGQGCVHLRISFDLRTQEGAEKYRSFIDRAADIVLKYGGSFSGEHGDGQARACLLPKMFGAELMEAFREFKRLWDPTNHMNPGKLIDPVAVYDAIDNLRIGPGYEAATTKTWFTYPNDEGFAAATERCVGVGACRRHDHGTMCPSYMATQEEKHSTRGRAHLLWEMLHGNTISEGWKSEEIHDALDLCLSCKACKTECPVNVDMATWKSEFLAHYYEGKHHPLAHYGFGYMDKWASLASVAPTLANLPMKIAPLASLAKRMLHIAPQRELPQFAKSNFRDDFNRTHAWKPQQADAILWADTWNNYFHPSALHAAADLLNDAGYTITTQKRHICCGRPLYDFGFLDEAKKYLRRVLDTFAHEIDAGIPVIMLEPSCATVFRDELLNFYPNDERAKKLAKQTILLSEALARKQWQPPQMPDRRIVVHGHCHQKTQLTMKDDMALLRATGAQVELLDSGCCGMAGPFGFEKDKYEVSQTLAERVLMPAVRAASEQDIIVSNGFSCREQVAQNGPRRAVHLAEALRR